TCTCGCCGTTGTGCGCCATGAAGCGGAACGGGTGCGCCAGCTTCCAGCTCGGGAAGGTGTTGGTCGAGAAGCGCTGGTGCACGAGGCCCAGTGCCGAGACGAACTCGGGGTTGCGCAGGTCGTCGTAGAACGAGCCGACCTGAGTCGCCAGCAGCAGGCCCTTGTAGACGATCGTACGGCTGGAGAAGCTGGGCATGTACAGCTCGGTCAGGCCGGGCATGTCATGCTTGACGGCCAGCGCCTTGAGCGGGTTCTGCGTCTGCTTGCGGATCGCCAGGATCTTGCGCTCGAAAGCGTCCTGGTCGGCGCAGCTTTCACCGCGTCCGACGAAGCACTGGCGGATCACCGGCATCGATTCGAGCACGGTCTTGCCCAGGCCGTCCAGCGTCACCGGCACGTCGCGCCAGCCAATCAGGTGCTGGCCTTCCTTCTTGATGAATTTCTCGAAGATCGCGACGATCATCTCACGCGAAGCATCGTCCTGCGGCAGGAAGCACATGGCTACGCCGTAGTCGCCCGCCTGCGGCAGTTCGAGGCCTTCGCCGGCCGCCCAGGTGCGGAAAAGCTGGTCGGGAAGCTGAGTCAGAATGCCTGCACCGTCGCCCAGCAAAGGGTCGGCGCCCACCGCACCGCGGTGGTCGATGTTTTTCAGAATTTCCAGTGCCTGGGTAATGATCGCGTGGTTTTTCTGGCCTTTGATATGGGCGACGAAGCCCACACCGCATGCATCGTGTTCGTTACGCGCGTCATAGAGGCCCTGGGGCTTAGGAAATCCCATCGATATAAACCCATCCTGTCACATTTTTTCAAATGGGGTCCACCGCGCTTGCCCGCAGTCGCGCACGAATCGTGCGACGACCTCACGTAGTCTCACGCGGCACATGACCCCACGGTCCCCATGACGATTGAAGGACGGTTTTGCAACTGCGAACGCAGCCTTCGCGCAGGATTGAGTGCTTGATCGGCAGAATCTACGGCATTTTATTATATACAAACCCTGCCCGGGCCCTGTCTGAAAGGGGCTTGGGCGGGGCTTGCCGCATTTTCGGTGGCTGGAATCGACCCGATGGAACGGGTCTCCGGCCGGATCAGGCCGCGCCGCTCATGCGCTGTAGTGTGGCGAGGGCATCGCGCAGGGCCTTTTCCGTGGCTTCCTGTTCGGGACGCGCTTCGGGGCTGTCGAACAGACGTTCCGAAGCGGCGGTGTCGGTGATCGGGGAAGGGGCCAGCGTCGGGCGTGAGAAGGGAACGGCTTCGCGCGCTTCCTGGCCAAGCAGATCGTGGACGGTACCGCGCTCGTCGGTTTCGTCCTCGAAGCCCTCGACCTCGGCGAACCGGCGCTGCGGGGCGGCGGCGTGGCGCGACAGGTTGAGGAGCGAGGAATAGCCCTGCTGCAGCACGACTTCCTCGTCGCTCTCGCCTTCCTCTTCCGCCGTGAACGGGCTGGCCGGGAAGGATGCAGGAGCAAACGAAGCCTCCACATCATGCTCGCCGCGCTGTTCGAACGGCGTATCGATCGAGGTCAGGCCGATATGACGCGGGGGAATGTAGCCGGGCAAGGCCTCGTCGCTGCCATAATCCTCGGCGTAGTCCTCGAAGGTGACGGGGCGCAGGGCAGCGGGAATCGACTGGTGCGGATCGAACCCGGCGCCGAAATCTTCTGCGGCAGGGGCATCCTGCACGGGCGCGAACGGGGCATCGATGGTTTCCCCGAATACCGCGTCGCTTTCGATCGCCGGCGGGGCGAACGAGGCGACATTGCCGAACGGTTCGGGGGCGAGGCGCTCGAACGCAGGCGGCGGGAATTCGGCCGAAGCGGTGTCCGCCTGCGGCACTTCGCGCAAGGGGGTGAATTCCACCGCGATGGGGAAAGCGGCCACCTCGGCAGCGCGTCGGGCCTGCTCGCGGCGCCCGGCCATGGCCAGGGCGAGCCGCTCAAGCAGTTCGACGTGCGACAGATCGTCGAGGTCGGCCTCGGCGATTCGGCTGGATGCCTGCTGCTCGGACGAGACGGGGGCTTCCTGCGCGGGGATGGCGTCTTCGGACGTCTTGCCGGGCTGGAAAGCGTCTTCGGCGAAAGGCTGCGGCGCGGCGATATCGTCCTCGGCAGCGGCGGGCGCGTCCTCGATGTCGGACACGATCGTCGGCGCATCGAAGGCGTTTTCCGCCCAGGTGCCGATTTTGGTCACGTTTTCGGGCTCGTCGGTTTCGATGTCATCCGCTTCGATCTGGGCGGTGAAGGAAACTGCCTGCGGAGCCTCTTCCTTGCTCCAGGCGCCCGAATGCAGGCGCGGCAGCAACTTGAAACCGGGTTCGGCGAAGGCGGGCTCTGCAGGGACGCTCGAAACCTCGCGTGAGTAGGCTTCGAACAGGCGGTTTGTGACAGGTGCGAAGGGATGGTCGCTGGGCAGTTCGACGTCGGTGGTCTTTACGGCACCTTCGATGTCATCGGCCTCGCGGTTGAGCTGGGCCTGGAACACTTGCTGGAAAACCTGCGCGTCCGCCGGGATGGAGGGCGCGAAGTTCACGCGGTTGTCCTGCTCGGGCTCGTGCCATGCCGCTTCGGCGTCCAGCCAGGCCGGCAGGTCGGCGCCGTCGTCGACGGCTTCGAGGCTCGGCGCGCGCGGGGTGGGCCGGAAAGCGGGGTCGCCTGACGCGGAGTGATCGAAACCGTCGATGTCGAATTCGGCGACGTTCAGGATCTGGGCGTCGAGAATGGGGGTGTCACGGCCGGGGATCGGTGCGCGGTCCTCATACGTGCTGACATCATCCTCGGTGTTGAGCGCCAGCGCGCGGCGGCGGCCGGGGATACGGCCCGCGCGGACGACTTCTGCCGGCTGTGCTTCGACCGGAGCGGTTTCGGCCGTCTCGGCGGCGTCTTCAAGCGGGGTTTCGGCGGTTTCGGAATCGTCGGAAGTCAGCTGCTGCGCCGGGCGGCTGCGTTCATGCGCAATCGCGGGACGGGCGATCCGGCGAGCGATGACAGCGCCGATCGCTGCGCCAAGGCCGGTCATCGCCAGAGCCAGCAGGATGCGCGTGGTGGTGCCGAGCGGCGGCGCGGCCATCGGGATCACCTTGTGGATGCCGGTGGCCAGGACCAGACCTTCGATCGCCTGCGGGCTGACCATGATGCTGCCAAGCCCGAACAAGGCCCCGCACCAGAGTGCCACGATCGCCGGGAACAGCGGGTGACGGCTGATCGGCTCTGCGCCTGCGTTCCTGCGTTTTTGCTCGGCCACTGATCTTACCTCGTGATGTCTTTTTTCGTTGGACCCGCTTGCTTGTGCCATCACTTTCGTCAGGCGGCGGCTTCGAGCCCACTTTGAGCGGACTGTGGTGCCAGCATTTGGTAAACGAGAGGATAACGACGGGCGTTGTACGCCCAATCGTGGCGGGTTTCGACATGTTCTCGGCCCGCGCGGCGGTATGCTTCCCACTCACCGCGCTCTTCCAGCAGCCGCGCCAGCGAATCGGCGCAGGCTTTCGGATCGTCCGGCGTGAAGAGTACACCGGTCTTGCCATCGGTCACCAGTTCGCGGTGGCCCCCTACGTCGCTTGCCGCCACCAGCTTGCCCTGCGCCATCGCCTCGAGCGGTTTGAGCGGGGTCACCAGATCGGTCAGCCGGCTGCGTTTGCGCGGGTATGCCATGACGTCGCACAGCGCATAGTATCGGTCGACCTCGTGATGCGGCACCCGGCCAACGAAGCGAATCGCGTCTGCCGCCGGAGATGCCGCTGCCTGCGCGCGCAGAGCCTCTTCACGCGGGCCGCCGCCGACCAGCAGCAGCCGGGCATCGGGCTGGCGGGCGACGAGATGGGGCATCGCCTCGATCAGGTCGTCGAGCCCCTCGTAATCGTAGAAGCTGCCGATGAATCCGATCACCGGGCAGGGACCGTTGGGGCCGTCGAAGCCCAGTTCGCGGGCCAGATCCGGGTCGCGGGGCAGGGGGCTGCCGAACAGTTCGAGGTCCACTCCGTTGGGCATGACGGTGATCTTGCTTTCCGGGGTGCCGCGAAGCGCAAGATCGCGGCGCAGGCCCTCGCAGATCGTCACCACCGCATCGGCGCTGCGCACCACATGGCTTTCGAGCATCCGCGTCAGGCGATATTTCAGCGAACCTTCGCTGCCGGTGCCGTTTCCAACCGCCGCATCTTCCCAGAAGGCGCGAATCTCGTAGACCAGCGGAATCCCGTATTTTCGCGCCACGCGCAGGGCCGCCTGGCCGCACAGGACCGGGGAATGGGCGTGGATCACGTCCGGGCGCCATTCCTTTACGACGCGCTCTATCGCCCGCGCGAAGAGAGCGATCTCGCGCCATTCCAGAAGGCCGGGCAGGCCAGAGGCGCTGCCGCCGGTGCGGTGGAAAAGGAGACCGTCATGTTCCTCGACCGCGGCTTCGTCGGCGGCGTCCACCTTGTTGTAGCGCGGGCCGGTGACGCTGCGCACCTCAAGCCCCAGCGCCTGCTGGGCCCTGAGAATCGCGCGGGTGCGAAAGGTGTAGCCGCTGTGGATCGGCAGCGAATGGTCGAGTACGTGAAGAATGCGGGTCATGGCGTAATTCCTAGCTTGCGAACGCTTAACGCGCCGTCAACTCGAGTTTGCTATTGCACCGCCCAGATGGTCGACATCCTTGCCCTTGCCCTGTCCCATGGACTGCTGCTGCTTGCTGCCTGGAGGCTGCTATGGCGGACCGATCTCGATGTCGAGGAACGCGGAGAGCCGCAAGGCGAAGTGCCGAAGCCCACCAGCCGCATCCCGATTCGCGGGGCCCCCCGGGGCATGCGGACCGGACGGCCCGCCGATAGCGAATCGGGGGAAAGCGATGCTTAACCTCGGCCTGACCGCGTTTTTCGGGATCATGATCCTGCTGGGCTTCAAGCGGCCGTTCCTGTGGGTGCTGTGCTACCTTTACGTCGATATCGTTGCGCCGCAGCTCATCTCGTGGGGCTTCCTCACGCAGATGCCGACCTCGCTGATCGCTTTCGCGGCCGCGTTCCTGGGCTGGCTGATCTTCGACGACAAACGCGATTCGCGCTTTACCTGGCGGCAGGGCCTGCTCGCTGCGCTGCTGATCTATTGCGGCATAAGTACCCTCACCGCCGATTATCCGGCGGAGGCGCTGACCAAATGGTCGTGGGTGTGGAAGGCGCTGGTCTTCGCGATGTTCCTGCCGCTGACCCTGCGCACCCGCCTGCGGATCGAGGCGGTTGCGCTTGCCATGGTGCTCTCTGCCAGCGCGCTGATCATCGACGGCGGCCTGAAGACCGCGATGGGCGGCGGCGGCTATGGCTCGCTCATCATCTTCATCGAAAACAACACCGGTCTGTACGAAGGCTCGATCATCTCCTGCGTGGCCATCGCCATCATCCCGATTGCGATCTGGCTGGCGAAATATGGCACGATCTTCCCTGCCGACTGGCGGGTGTGGACCTTCACCATCGCGTTGATCTTCGCCTGTTCGCTGATCCCCGTGGGGACGCAGGCGCGGACCGGCCTGATCTGTCTGGGCATTCTTTGCGTGCTGTATCTGCGGACTTCGAAACACCGCTTCGTCATCATGGCCGGCATGACGCTGGCGCCGATGCTGGCGGTGCCGTTCCTGCCCGCATCCTATCTTGCCCGCATGAACACCATCGAGAATCACCAGTCAGACCAGTCAGCGGGGACGCGAATCGGCGTGTGGAAGTGGACCATGGGCTATGCCAAGGACCACCCGCTGGGGGGCGGCTTCGAAGTCTACATGTCGAGCAAGGTCGAATACGACACCGTCTCCAGCCAGACGAGCGGCAGCAACGTGACGATTTCGCGTACCCGCGTGGTCGAGGAAGGCCGTGCCTTCCACTCAAGCTATTTCGAGATGCTGGGCGAACAGGGCTTCCCCGGACTCGCGTTGTGGCTGACGCTGCAGATATCGGGCCTTGTCCAGATGGAGATGATCCGCCGCCGCTGGAAGGACCGCACCGGCCCGGACGAAGCCTGGGCCGCCCCGCTCGCCGTTGCGCTGCAACTGGCCCAGGTGGTCTATCTGATCGGCTCGCTGTTCGTGGGAATCGCCTTCCAGCCGTTCATCCTGATGCTGATCGGGCTTCAGTGCGGGCTGTGGAGCTACCTCAAGCGGATATCGGGGCCAGAACGGGCCCCGCGCCAGGGCGTCCGCAAGATGCAGGTGCGGGTTCCCGCTGCGGGATAGGACTCGGCTCGCCTCAAAACGTTTGCGCTTTCTTTCCCGCCATCCTTAACATTAACCAGCATCGGCCGTTATCGTCTTTAATGGCGCGGTTCGCGCGGCATGACGCAAGGTTGCCTTGGTACAAAGACTTACGGGACAATCCTGCGTTTACGGCAAATTAACCTTTAATGATCATTGGTCATATGGTTAATACACGGCAATGTCCCTAAAGGTCGCGAGAGCGCCGTGGACATCGGGGCAAGAAGGACACTGACCCATGCGAGTGCTGCTGATCGAGGATGAACCGACCACGGCCCGGGCTATCGAGCTCATGCTGACGGCGGAGGGTTTCAACGTCTACTCCACCGATCTTGGCGAAGAAGGCCTCGATCTGGGCAAGCTGTATGACTACGACATCATCCTGCTCGACCTGAATCTGCCTGACATGCACGGCTACGACGTGCTCAAGAAACTGCGCGTCGCCAAGGTGCAGACGCCGGTGCTGATCCTGTCGGGCATCTCGGAGATGGACAGCAAGGTCCGCTCGTTCGGCTTCGGCGCGGACGACTATGTGACCAAGCCATTCCACCGCGAGGAACTGATTGCCCGCATCCACGCCGTGGTGCGCCGTTCGAAGGGCCACTCGCAGTCGGTCATCCGCACCGGCAAGCTGGTCACCAACCTCGACGCCAAGACGGTCGAAGTCGATGGCGCCCGCGTGCACCTGACCGGCAAGGAATACGCGATGCTGGAACTGCTCAGCTTGCGCAAGGGCACCACGCTGACCAAGGAAATGTTCCTCAACCACCTTTACGGCGGCATGGACGAGCCCGAACTCAAGATCATCGACGTCTTCATCTGCAAGCTGCGCAAGAAGCTCGCTCACGCCTGCGGCGGCGCCAACTACATCGAGACGGTATGGGGCCGCGGCTACGTGCTGCGCGATCCAGACGAGGCTGCCGAAGCGGCCTGATCGCTACGAAACGACCCTGCACCCCTTGCAGGACAACGGCGGCCTGCCCTCACGAGGGGCGGGCCGTTTCTTTTGGGGGTCAGACCAGCAGCGCCACAATCGACAGCAGCGATGCCGTCACCACTGCGTTCAGTGCCATGCCCAGGCTGGCCAGCGCGCCGGCGGTCGCATTCACTTGAAACGCCCGCGCCGCGCCGATCCCGTGCGCGGTGACGCCCACCGCGAAGCCGCGCGCGCGGTAATCGCGAATGCCCAGGGCGTTGAGCATCGGGGTTGCCGTCATCGCGCCCGATACGCCCGCGAACATCACGATGACCGCCGCCAAGGCGGGAATCCCGCCCAACTGTCCCGCGACAGACATAGCGACGGGGTTGGTCGTCGCGCGCGGGGCAATCGAGGCGAGGATTTCGCGCGGCGCGCCGAACAGCGACAGGATGCCTACCGCACTGACGATCGATGTCACCGCGCCCGCTCCCAGTGCCAGCGCGATCGGTGCGGCCAGTCGGCGGATACGCGCGCGTTCGGCCCAGATCGGCACGGCAAGGCCCACGACGGCAGGCCCCAGCAGGAAGCTGAGCGGCATCGTCGCGGCCTTGTACACGGCATAGGGCGTGCCGGTGACCAGCAGC
The DNA window shown above is from Novosphingobium sp. P6W and carries:
- a CDS encoding LrgB family protein, giving the protein MLAAPLFWLTVTLGVFELFDTASKRSGRHPLCHPVLWSTPALIGLLLVTGTPYAVYKAATMPLSFLLGPAVVGLAVPIWAERARIRRLAAPIALALGAGAVTSIVSAVGILSLFGAPREILASIAPRATTNPVAMSVAGQLGGIPALAAVIVMFAGVSGAMTATPMLNALGIRDYRARGFAVGVTAHGIGAARAFQVNATAGALASLGMALNAVVTASLLSIVALLV
- the ctrA gene encoding response regulator transcription factor CtrA, with product MRVLLIEDEPTTARAIELMLTAEGFNVYSTDLGEEGLDLGKLYDYDIILLDLNLPDMHGYDVLKKLRVAKVQTPVLILSGISEMDSKVRSFGFGADDYVTKPFHREELIARIHAVVRRSKGHSQSVIRTGKLVTNLDAKTVEVDGARVHLTGKEYAMLELLSLRKGTTLTKEMFLNHLYGGMDEPELKIIDVFICKLRKKLAHACGGANYIETVWGRGYVLRDPDEAAEAA
- a CDS encoding TIGR04063 family PEP-CTERM/XrtA system glycosyltransferase; its protein translation is MTRILHVLDHSLPIHSGYTFRTRAILRAQQALGLEVRSVTGPRYNKVDAADEAAVEEHDGLLFHRTGGSASGLPGLLEWREIALFARAIERVVKEWRPDVIHAHSPVLCGQAALRVARKYGIPLVYEIRAFWEDAAVGNGTGSEGSLKYRLTRMLESHVVRSADAVVTICEGLRRDLALRGTPESKITVMPNGVDLELFGSPLPRDPDLARELGFDGPNGPCPVIGFIGSFYDYEGLDDLIEAMPHLVARQPDARLLLVGGGPREEALRAQAAASPAADAIRFVGRVPHHEVDRYYALCDVMAYPRKRSRLTDLVTPLKPLEAMAQGKLVAASDVGGHRELVTDGKTGVLFTPDDPKACADSLARLLEERGEWEAYRRAGREHVETRHDWAYNARRYPLVYQMLAPQSAQSGLEAAA
- a CDS encoding putative O-glycosylation ligase, exosortase A system-associated, which produces MLNLGLTAFFGIMILLGFKRPFLWVLCYLYVDIVAPQLISWGFLTQMPTSLIAFAAAFLGWLIFDDKRDSRFTWRQGLLAALLIYCGISTLTADYPAEALTKWSWVWKALVFAMFLPLTLRTRLRIEAVALAMVLSASALIIDGGLKTAMGGGGYGSLIIFIENNTGLYEGSIISCVAIAIIPIAIWLAKYGTIFPADWRVWTFTIALIFACSLIPVGTQARTGLICLGILCVLYLRTSKHRFVIMAGMTLAPMLAVPFLPASYLARMNTIENHQSDQSAGTRIGVWKWTMGYAKDHPLGGGFEVYMSSKVEYDTVSSQTSGSNVTISRTRVVEEGRAFHSSYFEMLGEQGFPGLALWLTLQISGLVQMEMIRRRWKDRTGPDEAWAAPLAVALQLAQVVYLIGSLFVGIAFQPFILMLIGLQCGLWSYLKRISGPERAPRQGVRKMQVRVPAAG